One window of the Rhodococcus sovatensis genome contains the following:
- a CDS encoding Cmx/CmrA family chloramphenicol efflux MFS transporter, with product MPFAIYILGLAVFAQGTSEFMLSGLIPGMANDLQVSMSAAGLLTSAFAVGMIVGAPLMAVASIRWQRRRALLTFLITFMAVHVIGALTGSFEVLLVTRIIGALANAGFLAVALSVAMSMVPADMKGRATSVLLGGVTIACVVGVPGGAILGDLWGWRAAFWAIVVISAPAVVAIMRSTPSDPPTRSIPNARAECAALRRPKLVLMLILGALINGATFCSFTYLAPLLTDISGFDSQWLPVLLGLFGLGSFIGVAVGGRLADTRPLALLIVGAVVLLVGWILFALAASHPAVTLALLFTQGALSFAVGSTLISQVLYAADDAPTLGGSFATVAFNVGAALGPALGAATIGMGLGYRAPLWSSAALVAIALMVGAAAWSRRYRHVISRA from the coding sequence GTGCCATTCGCTATCTACATCCTCGGGCTTGCTGTATTCGCCCAAGGCACATCAGAATTCATGTTGTCCGGCCTTATCCCCGGCATGGCCAACGATCTACAAGTATCAATGTCCGCAGCGGGACTGCTGACCTCCGCTTTCGCCGTCGGGATGATCGTCGGCGCACCGTTGATGGCTGTCGCAAGCATTCGATGGCAGCGCCGACGTGCACTACTGACTTTCCTGATCACATTCATGGCGGTACACGTAATCGGCGCACTCACAGGCAGTTTCGAGGTGTTACTGGTCACCCGCATCATCGGCGCACTAGCCAACGCCGGGTTCCTGGCGGTGGCCTTGAGCGTGGCTATGTCGATGGTCCCCGCCGATATGAAGGGACGGGCGACATCAGTGCTCCTCGGGGGTGTGACCATCGCCTGCGTAGTCGGGGTGCCCGGTGGCGCCATTCTCGGCGACTTGTGGGGCTGGCGCGCCGCGTTCTGGGCGATCGTGGTGATTTCCGCGCCCGCAGTCGTAGCAATCATGCGTTCGACACCGTCGGATCCACCGACACGATCCATCCCCAACGCCAGAGCAGAATGTGCAGCGTTGCGCCGCCCGAAGCTCGTTCTCATGCTGATCCTCGGAGCGCTGATCAACGGTGCGACGTTCTGCTCGTTCACTTATTTGGCGCCGCTGTTGACGGATATCTCGGGGTTCGACTCCCAATGGTTGCCTGTGCTTCTCGGGCTGTTCGGGCTCGGATCGTTCATTGGAGTAGCCGTCGGAGGCAGGCTCGCCGACACACGGCCCCTGGCGCTTCTGATCGTCGGGGCGGTGGTTCTGCTGGTGGGCTGGATCCTATTCGCCTTGGCCGCTTCCCATCCGGCCGTGACGCTGGCCTTGTTGTTCACGCAGGGAGCGCTCTCCTTTGCGGTCGGCTCGACGTTGATCTCACAGGTGCTCTACGCCGCCGATGACGCCCCGACGCTCGGTGGCTCGTTCGCGACCGTCGCATTCAATGTCGGTGCCGCTCTGGGTCCTGCGCTCGGAGCGGCCACGATCGGAATGGGCCTGGGCTACCGGGCGCCACTGTGGTCGAGCGCCGCTCTGGTGGCGATCGCACTCATGGTCGGTGCGGCGGCATGGTCGCGACGATACCGCCACGTAATTTCCCGCGCGTGA
- a CDS encoding aminoacyl--tRNA ligase-related protein, whose amino-acid sequence MLRPANCPHHALIFAADNRSYRDLPIRLNELASMFRAERSGVVSGLSRVRQINLDDTHVFCRPDQVLAEVQRALRSALRARDSGVAHRLRTTVEARRLRLVVGQCCSVVRKRG is encoded by the coding sequence ATGTTGCGACCTGCGAATTGCCCGCATCATGCGTTGATCTTCGCTGCTGACAATCGTTCCTACCGCGACCTACCGATCAGGCTGAACGAGCTCGCTTCGATGTTTCGCGCCGAACGTTCGGGTGTAGTCTCCGGACTGAGCAGGGTACGGCAGATCAACCTCGACGATACGCATGTGTTCTGCAGGCCGGACCAGGTTTTGGCGGAAGTGCAACGAGCGCTTCGGTCCGCTCTGCGCGCAAGAGATTCTGGGGTTGCCCATCGACTACGTACGACTGTCGAAGCGCGACGACTCCGGCTCGTGGTTGGGCAGTGCTGCTCAGTGGTCCGAAAGCGAGGGTGA
- a CDS encoding aminoacyl--tRNA ligase-related protein, with product MPIDYVRLSKRDDSGSWLGSAAQWSESEGDLRAAAIPVAEEHGLGVVEVAGEAAFYGPKLDIQSRAGRGNEDTIATVQLDFTQPERFDLKYKGQDGKFHRPVMIHRGTVGSMERVTAHLLEHYRGRLPFWLAPTQITLLPVGTEQDASVRAFADDAIGAGLRVRIDHGGSLGSRIRDARARGDHLIGVVGPNEDEANTVQITDIVGGVRLHIERSELLTLMHDAHRARRRAPNWPTTESE from the coding sequence TTGCCCATCGACTACGTACGACTGTCGAAGCGCGACGACTCCGGCTCGTGGTTGGGCAGTGCTGCTCAGTGGTCCGAAAGCGAGGGTGACCTGCGGGCTGCCGCTATCCCGGTCGCCGAGGAGCACGGGCTCGGTGTTGTCGAAGTAGCCGGGGAGGCAGCGTTCTACGGGCCGAAGCTGGACATCCAGTCCCGGGCTGGGCGCGGAAACGAAGATACCATTGCCACCGTGCAACTCGACTTCACCCAACCAGAACGTTTCGACCTGAAATACAAAGGCCAGGACGGGAAGTTTCACCGGCCCGTAATGATTCACCGGGGAACCGTCGGATCCATGGAACGTGTCACTGCGCACCTTCTCGAGCACTATCGAGGCCGTTTACCGTTCTGGTTGGCTCCGACTCAGATCACGCTGCTGCCCGTCGGCACCGAACAGGACGCGTCGGTGCGCGCCTTCGCCGACGATGCGATCGGGGCAGGACTTCGCGTGAGAATCGACCACGGCGGTTCGCTCGGTTCGCGAATCCGTGACGCGCGTGCACGTGGGGATCACCTCATCGGTGTGGTCGGGCCGAACGAGGACGAGGCGAATACCGTTCAGATCACCGATATCGTCGGAGGCGTCCGACTGCACATCGAGCGATCGGAATTGCTGACCCTGATGCACGATGCCCACCGCGCACGCCGGAGGGCACCGAACTGGCCGACCACCGAATCGGAGTAG
- a CDS encoding ABC-F family ATP-binding cassette domain-containing protein, which yields MPDSTLVPARSSAQLIASDISVTYNDTPVLSGVDLTVTPTSRWCIVGENGRGKSTLLHVLAGTLLPDSGSVSRVGTLGLAEQELRTTDDRTVGQVIADSIAQSLSALTEFESATIGLAAGQPGADERYSSALEQVETLGAWDAERRVDIALDGLGAESDRSRLLTELSVGQRYRVRLACLLGAQDDFLLLDEPTNHLDRAGLDYLTERLSTRAGGVVVVSHDRALISDVAQHILDLDPTPDGRPRTYGDGYTSYRSGRESETTRWEQEYEQQRAETTKLREDLSNAQNRLVSGWRPGKGTGKHQRATRAGSLVQNVRRRQSALQSQLLPVPEPPQRFRFPELRSRSGVSLLDAEEVTVDGRLNMPVSLTLHSRSKYVVTGPNGSGKSTLLAVLAGELHPTTGRRHTPHGTRIALLRQESSLPAERRAGDYFRSHADISASLSSLGILRSREVDQRIGELSMGQQRRLDLAVALAHRPHVLLLDEPTNHLSIRLVDELTQALDATEAAVVVSTHDRQMLRDTESWNTLDLAGGRCP from the coding sequence GGCCGCGGCAAATCCACTTTGCTCCACGTACTTGCGGGGACGCTCTTGCCGGACTCCGGCAGCGTCTCACGCGTGGGCACCCTCGGTCTCGCCGAGCAGGAGCTACGCACCACCGACGATCGAACGGTGGGTCAGGTAATCGCCGATTCCATTGCCCAATCACTCTCCGCCCTCACTGAATTCGAATCTGCGACGATCGGTCTCGCAGCAGGACAGCCGGGCGCCGACGAACGCTATTCGTCAGCGCTCGAGCAGGTGGAGACCCTCGGGGCGTGGGACGCAGAAAGGCGAGTGGACATCGCACTCGACGGTTTAGGTGCCGAATCCGATCGGTCACGGCTCTTGACCGAACTATCCGTGGGACAGCGCTATCGTGTTCGTCTGGCGTGCCTACTCGGTGCACAGGACGACTTCTTGCTGCTCGACGAGCCGACCAATCACCTCGACCGGGCAGGTCTGGACTACCTGACCGAACGACTGTCGACAAGAGCAGGCGGAGTCGTCGTCGTCAGTCATGATCGTGCACTGATATCCGATGTTGCACAACACATACTGGATCTCGATCCGACGCCCGATGGTCGTCCTCGTACCTATGGAGACGGCTACACGAGCTATCGGTCAGGGCGAGAGTCCGAAACGACTCGGTGGGAGCAGGAATACGAACAGCAGCGCGCGGAGACGACGAAGCTACGCGAGGATCTCAGCAACGCACAGAATCGCCTTGTCAGTGGATGGCGGCCAGGGAAAGGTACGGGAAAGCACCAACGTGCGACCCGAGCCGGCAGTCTCGTTCAGAACGTGCGTCGTCGCCAATCGGCGTTGCAGTCTCAGTTGTTGCCCGTCCCCGAACCCCCACAACGATTTCGGTTCCCCGAGCTGCGGTCTCGGAGCGGCGTGTCGCTGCTCGATGCCGAGGAAGTCACCGTCGACGGCCGGTTGAACATGCCAGTCTCACTGACTCTGCACTCTCGTTCCAAATACGTTGTGACCGGGCCCAATGGATCCGGAAAGTCCACGCTGCTAGCCGTATTGGCAGGAGAGTTGCACCCGACGACGGGACGACGTCACACACCCCACGGGACACGGATCGCTCTGCTCCGCCAGGAATCATCTCTTCCCGCAGAACGCAGAGCAGGCGACTACTTTCGCTCGCATGCGGACATCTCAGCGTCCTTGTCCTCGCTGGGGATTCTGCGCTCGAGGGAAGTCGATCAGCGGATCGGTGAGCTGTCCATGGGCCAGCAGCGCAGACTGGACCTCGCAGTCGCACTGGCTCACCGACCGCATGTGCTCCTGCTGGACGAGCCGACGAATCATCTGTCCATCAGGTTGGTCGACGAGTTGACTCAGGCGCTCGACGCAACAGAAGCAGCGGTGGTGGTGTCCACCCACGACCGGCAGATGCTCCGCGACACGGAGTCGTGGAACACCCTCGATCTGGCAGGTGGGCGATGCCCCTGA